One genomic window of Pseudomonas chlororaphis subsp. piscium includes the following:
- a CDS encoding nuclear transport factor 2 family protein has product MSDAHRALITEFYSAFQRLDAEAMAACYTEDVLFSDPAFGELRGRDAGDMWRMLTTRAKDFSLTFDKVRADERSGEAHWVATYLFSQTGNTVVNDIQARFVFRDGKICEHHDHFNMWRWARQALGTKGLILGWTPLLKNAVRAQARKGLKAFQAGR; this is encoded by the coding sequence ATGAGTGATGCCCACCGCGCCTTGATCACTGAGTTCTATAGCGCCTTCCAGCGTCTGGATGCCGAGGCCATGGCCGCCTGCTACACCGAGGATGTGCTGTTCAGTGATCCAGCGTTCGGCGAACTGCGTGGTCGCGATGCCGGTGACATGTGGCGCATGCTCACTACCCGGGCCAAGGACTTCTCCCTGACCTTCGACAAGGTCCGCGCCGACGAGCGCAGCGGCGAAGCCCACTGGGTGGCGACCTACCTGTTCAGCCAGACCGGCAATACCGTGGTCAACGATATCCAGGCGCGTTTCGTGTTCCGTGACGGCAAGATCTGCGAGCACCACGATCATTTCAATATGTGGCGCTGGGCTCGCCAGGCCCTGGGCACCAAGGGACTGATCCTCGGCTGGACCCCGCTGCTGAAAAACGCCGTGCGCGCCCAGGCCCGCAAAGGCCTGAAAGCCTTCCAGGCCGGCCGCTGA
- a CDS encoding GIY-YIG nuclease family protein — MTRSSESPANDFEPVSVVSKPWFVYLVRAANGALYCGISDDPVKRFAKHQSGKGARFFLSSPAVALVYTEACRDKSEALRQERLIKKLRKSAKECLVASSGLAI; from the coding sequence GTGACCCGCTCCAGCGAATCCCCCGCCAACGACTTCGAGCCTGTATCCGTGGTGAGCAAACCCTGGTTTGTCTACCTGGTGCGCGCCGCCAACGGTGCCTTGTACTGCGGCATCAGCGACGACCCGGTCAAGCGTTTCGCCAAGCACCAGAGCGGCAAGGGCGCGCGCTTCTTCCTCTCCAGCCCGGCCGTCGCGCTGGTCTACACCGAAGCCTGCCGCGACAAGAGCGAAGCCCTGCGCCAGGAACGTCTGATCAAGAAACTCCGGAAAAGCGCCAAGGAGTGCCTGGTGGCCAGTTCGGGCCTGGCCATCTGA
- a CDS encoding glutathione S-transferase family protein: MSELILHHYPTSPFAEKARLLLGFKGLSWRSVKISPVMPKPDLTALTGGYRKTPVLQVGADIYCDTALIARRLEQEKASPALFPEGREMVSATFAAWADSVVFQHAVSLVFQPESAAVRFGHLPPEAVKAFMADRAGLFSGGNSTRVPLELAKHQWPTLMARLEQQLQREEGDFLFGDPSIADFAMAHPLWFLKGTPVTAPLVDAYPAVAAWLARVLGFGHGASSAMTSEEALEVARRATPAALPDEVFIDPNGFQAGQRVRIAATDYGVDPVEGELLFAGREELILRREDPRGGVVHAHFPRFGFRIEAL, from the coding sequence ATGTCAGAGTTGATTCTGCATCATTACCCGACCTCTCCTTTCGCGGAAAAAGCCCGGCTGTTGCTCGGCTTCAAGGGCTTGTCCTGGCGCTCGGTGAAGATCTCGCCGGTGATGCCCAAACCCGATCTCACCGCGCTCACCGGCGGTTACCGCAAGACCCCGGTGTTGCAGGTCGGAGCCGACATCTATTGCGACACGGCGCTGATCGCCCGGCGGCTGGAGCAGGAAAAGGCCTCGCCGGCGCTGTTTCCCGAAGGACGGGAAATGGTCAGCGCGACCTTCGCGGCCTGGGCCGACTCGGTGGTGTTCCAGCATGCGGTGAGCCTGGTGTTCCAGCCTGAGTCGGCGGCCGTGCGTTTCGGCCATTTGCCGCCGGAAGCGGTCAAGGCCTTCATGGCTGACCGCGCCGGGCTGTTCAGCGGTGGCAACTCCACCCGGGTGCCGCTGGAGTTGGCCAAGCATCAATGGCCGACGCTCATGGCGCGCCTGGAGCAGCAGTTGCAGCGCGAGGAGGGCGACTTCCTGTTCGGCGATCCGTCGATTGCCGACTTCGCCATGGCCCATCCCCTGTGGTTCCTCAAGGGCACGCCGGTGACCGCGCCGCTGGTGGACGCCTATCCTGCGGTGGCGGCATGGCTGGCCCGGGTGCTCGGTTTCGGTCATGGCGCTTCGAGTGCCATGACCTCCGAAGAGGCGCTGGAAGTGGCGCGCAGGGCTACACCGGCAGCTTTGCCGGATGAAGTCTTCATCGATCCGAACGGTTTCCAGGCTGGCCAGCGGGTGCGGATCGCGGCGACCGACTATGGCGTCGATCCGGTGGAGGGGGAGTTGCTGTTCGCCGGGCGCGAGGAGTTGATCCTGCGTCGCGAAGACCCGCGCGGCGGGGTGGTGCATGCGCACTTCCCGCGTTTCGGGTTCCGCATCGAGGCGCTGTAA
- a CDS encoding glutaredoxin family protein: MLQGVLKKFLLILLVVVAYQNWGKLERLFTPSQAASEQVRANARVVLYATDWCGYCKATRRFLDQKGIAFREFDIEKDAEARKAYEALGGRGIPILDVNGTLIRTYDPDQIMAALQR; this comes from the coding sequence ATGCTGCAGGGCGTGCTGAAGAAATTCCTGCTGATCCTGCTGGTGGTCGTGGCGTACCAGAACTGGGGCAAGCTCGAGCGCCTGTTCACCCCCTCGCAGGCCGCCTCGGAGCAGGTCCGGGCCAATGCCCGGGTGGTGCTCTACGCCACCGACTGGTGCGGCTACTGCAAGGCCACCCGGCGCTTTCTCGATCAGAAGGGCATTGCCTTTCGCGAGTTCGATATCGAGAAGGATGCCGAGGCGCGCAAGGCCTATGAAGCCCTGGGTGGACGGGGAATTCCGATCCTCGATGTGAACGGCACGCTGATCCGCACCTACGACCCGGATCAGATCATGGCCGCGTTGCAGCGCTAG
- the yejK gene encoding nucleoid-associated protein YejK → MPIRHCIVHLIDKKPDGTPAVLHARDSELAESAAIENMLADLNESYNAKQGKAWGLFHPESGAFPFSGWLKEYLDGGQDFTAFSRVAVEHLQKLMEESNLSVGGHVLFAHYQQGMTDYLAIALLHHSEGVAVTDELDVTPSRHLDLGQLHLAARINVSEWQNNKQSKQYISFIKGKNGKKVSEYFRDFIGCQEGVDGPGETRTLLKAFSDFVESEDLPEDSAREKTKTLVDYASSQAKLGEPMGLEELSELIDEDRPKAFYDHIRNKDYGLSPEIPADKRTLNQFRRFTGRAEGLSISFEAHLLGSKIEYDEEAGTLIIKGLPTQLTDQLKRRN, encoded by the coding sequence ATGCCGATCCGCCATTGCATCGTCCACCTGATCGACAAAAAACCCGACGGCACACCCGCAGTTCTGCACGCCCGCGATTCCGAACTGGCTGAATCCGCGGCCATCGAGAACATGCTCGCCGATCTCAACGAAAGCTATAACGCCAAACAGGGCAAAGCCTGGGGCCTGTTCCACCCGGAGTCCGGCGCGTTTCCCTTCAGCGGCTGGCTGAAGGAATACCTCGACGGCGGCCAGGACTTCACCGCCTTCAGCCGCGTCGCGGTCGAGCACCTGCAAAAGCTGATGGAAGAATCCAACCTGTCGGTCGGCGGCCACGTGCTGTTCGCTCACTACCAGCAAGGCATGACCGACTACCTGGCCATCGCCCTGCTGCACCACAGCGAAGGCGTGGCGGTGACCGACGAGCTGGACGTAACCCCATCCCGCCACCTGGACCTGGGCCAGCTGCACCTGGCCGCGCGGATCAACGTCTCCGAGTGGCAGAACAACAAGCAGTCGAAACAGTACATCTCGTTCATCAAGGGCAAGAACGGCAAGAAAGTCTCGGAGTACTTCCGCGACTTCATCGGCTGCCAGGAAGGCGTCGACGGTCCGGGCGAGACCCGTACCCTGCTCAAGGCGTTCAGCGACTTCGTCGAAAGCGAAGACCTGCCGGAAGACTCCGCCCGGGAAAAGACCAAGACCCTGGTGGACTACGCCAGCAGCCAGGCCAAGCTCGGCGAACCCATGGGCCTGGAAGAGCTCTCGGAGCTGATCGACGAGGACCGCCCCAAGGCGTTCTACGATCACATCCGCAACAAGGACTACGGCCTGTCGCCGGAGATCCCGGCGGACAAGCGTACCCTCAACCAGTTCCGCCGCTTCACCGGCCGGGCCGAAGGCCTGTCCATCAGCTTCGAGGCGCACCTGCTGGGCTCGAAGATCGAGTATGACGAGGAAGCCGGGACCCTGATCATCAAGGGCCTGCCGACCCAACTGACCGATCAGCTCAAGCGCCGCAACTGA
- a CDS encoding HU family DNA-binding protein — MAITKDQLIADIAEAIDAPKTTARNALDQLAQIVADQLENGGEITLPGIGKLKVTERPARTGRNPSTGAAIEIAAKKVIKLVVAKGLTDSINK; from the coding sequence ATGGCTATTACTAAAGACCAACTGATCGCTGATATCGCTGAAGCTATCGACGCGCCGAAAACCACCGCGCGTAACGCTCTGGACCAACTGGCCCAAATCGTTGCTGATCAATTGGAAAATGGCGGCGAAATCACTCTGCCAGGTATCGGCAAACTGAAAGTGACCGAGCGTCCTGCCCGTACTGGCCGTAACCCATCGACTGGCGCTGCCATCGAAATCGCTGCCAAGAAAGTTATCAAGCTGGTTGTGGCTAAAGGCCTGACCGACTCGATCAACAAGTAA
- the rlmF gene encoding 23S rRNA (adenine(1618)-N(6))-methyltransferase RlmF, whose product MTAPRPPKAPRKKPQPAAPAKAVAPREKASLHPRNRHQGRYDFPQLIKSTPELGAFVIINPYGKESIDFANPAAVRVFNRALLKAFYGIAHWDIPADFLCPPVPGRADYVHFLADLLAAHNEGVIPRGAAVRVLDIGVGANCIYPLIGHSDYRWQFLGSDIDTTALAAAKAIVQANGLNKAIGLRQQANRKQILLGLLESDERFDLTLCNPPFHASLEEATRGSQRKWRALGKADPKRKLPVLNFGGQAAELWCEGGEARFVTQLIGESTQVAQQVLWFSTLVSKASNLPAIQTALKKAGALESQVVEMSQGQKQSRFVAWTFKDKAQQQAWRQERWVQRDSTRGKTAIYLA is encoded by the coding sequence ATGACCGCCCCCCGCCCTCCCAAAGCTCCGCGCAAAAAGCCTCAACCCGCTGCTCCGGCCAAGGCCGTCGCGCCACGGGAAAAGGCCAGCCTGCACCCGCGCAATCGCCATCAAGGCCGCTACGACTTTCCGCAGTTGATCAAGAGCACCCCGGAGCTGGGGGCTTTCGTGATCATCAATCCCTACGGCAAGGAGAGCATCGACTTCGCCAACCCGGCGGCGGTGCGGGTGTTCAACCGGGCACTGCTCAAGGCGTTCTACGGCATCGCCCATTGGGACATTCCGGCCGACTTCCTCTGCCCTCCGGTACCCGGTCGCGCCGATTACGTGCACTTCCTGGCCGACCTGCTGGCCGCGCATAACGAAGGTGTAATTCCCCGTGGCGCGGCGGTGCGGGTGCTGGACATCGGGGTCGGCGCCAACTGCATCTACCCGTTGATCGGCCACTCCGATTACCGCTGGCAGTTCCTCGGTTCCGACATCGACACCACCGCCCTCGCCGCCGCCAAGGCGATCGTCCAGGCCAACGGCCTGAACAAGGCCATCGGCCTGCGCCAGCAAGCCAACCGCAAACAGATCCTGCTGGGGCTGCTGGAAAGCGACGAACGCTTCGACCTGACCCTGTGCAATCCGCCGTTCCATGCCTCCCTGGAGGAAGCCACGCGCGGCAGCCAGCGCAAATGGCGAGCCCTGGGCAAGGCCGATCCCAAGCGCAAGCTGCCGGTGCTGAACTTTGGCGGCCAGGCCGCGGAGTTGTGGTGCGAAGGTGGCGAAGCGCGCTTCGTGACCCAACTGATCGGCGAAAGCACCCAGGTGGCGCAACAGGTGTTGTGGTTCAGCACCCTGGTGTCGAAAGCCTCGAACCTGCCGGCGATTCAGACCGCGCTGAAAAAGGCCGGGGCACTGGAGAGCCAGGTAGTGGAGATGTCACAGGGGCAAAAACAGAGCCGCTTCGTCGCCTGGACCTTCAAGGACAAGGCACAGCAACAGGCCTGGCGCCAGGAGCGTTGGGTTCAGAGGGATAGTACGAGGGGAAAAACGGCGATTTACCTTGCGTAA
- a CDS encoding valine--tRNA ligase, which yields MDKTYQPHAIETSWYQTWESENYFAPQGAGDSYTIMIPPPNVTGSLHMGHGFNNAIMDALIRFRRMQGRNTLWQPGTDHAGIATQMLVERQIEAQGQNRHDLGREKFLEKVWEWKDQSGGNISRQIRRLGSSVDWSRERFTMDDGLSEAVKEAFVRLHEDGLIYRGKRLVNWDTKLHTAISDLEVENHDEKGSLWNLRYPLADGAKTAEGLDYLIVATTRPETMLGDSAVAVNPEDERYKALIGKFVELPLVGRRIPIIADDYCDPEFGTGCVKITPAHDFNDYEVGKRHNLPLLNIFDKNAEVLPAAQVFNLDGTLNESIDGKIPAEFAGLNRFQARKEIVAAFDAAGLLVSVDDHALKVPKGDRSGTIIEPWLTDQWYVSTKPLAEPAIAAVEDGRIAFVPKQYENMYFSWMRDIQDWCISRQLWWGHRIPAWYDESGKVYVGRDEAEVRAKHNLGPEIALQQDNDVLDTWFSSGLWTFSTLGWPEQTEFLKTFHPTDVLVTGFDIIFFWVARMIMLTMHLVKNEDGTPQVPFKTVYVHGLVRDGQGQKMSKSKGNVLDPLDIIDGIELEALVQKRTTGMMQPQLAKKIEKQTRQEFADGIASYGTDALRFTFCSLASTGRDIKFDMGRVEGYRNFCNKIWNAARYVLDKGEDCGQNGEAYELSLADRWIISQLQRTEAEVTRQLDQFRFDLAAQALYEFIWNQYCDWYLELSKPVLWDENAPVERQRGTRRTLVRVLEVALRLAHPFMPFITEEIWQRLAPLAGIQGKTIMLQPWPVAVEARIDQAAEDDIEWLKGLMLGTRNIRAEMNIGPGKPLALFLKNVSAEDQRRLSENETLLKKLAKLESITVLQAGDEAPLSATALVGEMEVLVPMAGLIDKGAELARLDKEIQRLQGEVQRVGGKLSNAAFVDKAPAEVIDKERAKLAEAEQALGKLAEQHARISSL from the coding sequence ATGGATAAGACCTACCAGCCGCACGCCATTGAAACTTCCTGGTATCAGACCTGGGAGTCAGAGAATTACTTCGCCCCGCAAGGCGCGGGCGACTCGTACACCATCATGATTCCGCCACCGAACGTCACTGGCAGCCTGCACATGGGCCATGGCTTCAACAACGCGATCATGGACGCCTTGATCCGCTTCCGCCGCATGCAGGGCCGCAACACCCTGTGGCAACCGGGTACCGACCACGCCGGTATCGCCACCCAGATGCTGGTGGAGCGTCAGATCGAAGCCCAGGGCCAGAATCGTCACGATCTGGGCCGGGAAAAATTCCTCGAGAAAGTCTGGGAGTGGAAGGATCAGTCCGGCGGCAACATCAGCCGTCAGATCCGCCGCCTGGGCTCGTCCGTGGACTGGAGCCGCGAGCGCTTCACCATGGACGACGGTCTTTCCGAAGCCGTCAAAGAAGCCTTCGTGCGCCTGCACGAAGACGGCCTGATCTACCGCGGCAAGCGTCTGGTCAACTGGGACACCAAGCTGCACACCGCGATCTCCGACCTCGAAGTGGAAAACCACGACGAAAAAGGTTCGCTGTGGAACCTGCGCTACCCGCTGGCCGACGGTGCCAAGACCGCTGAAGGCCTGGACTACCTGATCGTTGCCACCACCCGTCCGGAAACCATGCTCGGCGACTCCGCCGTGGCCGTTAACCCGGAAGACGAGCGTTACAAGGCGCTGATCGGCAAGTTCGTCGAACTGCCGCTGGTGGGTCGTCGCATCCCGATCATCGCCGACGACTACTGCGACCCTGAGTTCGGCACCGGCTGCGTGAAGATCACCCCGGCCCACGACTTCAACGACTACGAAGTCGGCAAGCGTCACAACCTGCCGCTGCTGAACATCTTCGACAAGAATGCCGAAGTACTGCCTGCCGCCCAGGTGTTCAACCTGGACGGCACGCTGAACGAAAGCATCGACGGCAAGATCCCGGCCGAGTTCGCCGGTCTCAACCGCTTCCAGGCGCGCAAGGAAATCGTCGCTGCGTTCGACGCCGCCGGCCTGCTGGTCAGCGTTGACGACCATGCCCTGAAAGTGCCGAAAGGCGACCGCTCCGGCACCATCATCGAGCCGTGGCTGACCGACCAGTGGTACGTCTCCACCAAGCCCCTGGCCGAGCCGGCCATTGCCGCCGTGGAAGACGGCCGCATCGCCTTCGTGCCAAAACAGTACGAAAACATGTACTTCTCCTGGATGCGCGATATCCAGGACTGGTGCATCAGCCGCCAGCTGTGGTGGGGCCACCGCATCCCAGCCTGGTACGACGAGTCGGGCAAGGTCTATGTAGGCCGCGACGAAGCCGAAGTGCGCGCCAAGCACAACCTCGGGCCTGAGATTGCACTGCAACAGGACAACGACGTCCTCGACACCTGGTTCAGTTCGGGCCTGTGGACCTTCTCCACCCTGGGCTGGCCGGAGCAGACCGAGTTCCTCAAGACCTTCCACCCGACCGACGTGCTGGTGACCGGTTTCGACATCATTTTCTTCTGGGTCGCCCGGATGATCATGCTCACCATGCACCTGGTGAAGAACGAAGACGGCACACCGCAGGTTCCGTTCAAGACCGTGTACGTACACGGCCTGGTACGCGACGGCCAGGGCCAGAAGATGTCCAAGTCCAAGGGCAACGTCCTTGACCCGCTGGACATCATCGACGGTATCGAGCTCGAAGCCCTGGTGCAGAAACGCACCACCGGCATGATGCAGCCGCAACTGGCGAAGAAGATCGAGAAGCAGACCCGCCAGGAGTTCGCCGACGGCATCGCCAGCTACGGCACCGACGCCCTGCGCTTCACCTTCTGCTCGCTGGCATCCACCGGCCGCGACATCAAGTTCGACATGGGCCGCGTCGAAGGCTATCGCAACTTCTGCAACAAGATCTGGAACGCCGCACGCTACGTGCTGGACAAGGGCGAAGACTGCGGTCAGAACGGCGAAGCCTACGAGCTGTCGCTGGCCGACCGCTGGATCATCTCCCAGCTGCAGCGCACCGAAGCCGAAGTGACCCGCCAACTGGACCAGTTCCGTTTCGACCTGGCGGCCCAGGCGCTGTACGAGTTCATCTGGAACCAGTACTGCGACTGGTACCTGGAATTGTCCAAGCCAGTGCTATGGGACGAAAACGCGCCGGTCGAGCGCCAGCGCGGCACCCGTCGCACCCTGGTGCGCGTGCTGGAAGTGGCGCTGCGCCTGGCCCACCCGTTCATGCCGTTCATCACCGAAGAAATCTGGCAGCGCCTGGCGCCGCTGGCCGGCATCCAGGGCAAGACCATCATGCTGCAACCCTGGCCGGTGGCCGTTGAAGCGCGCATCGACCAGGCCGCCGAAGACGACATCGAATGGCTCAAGGGCCTGATGCTCGGCACCCGTAACATCCGTGCCGAAATGAACATCGGCCCGGGCAAGCCACTGGCGTTGTTCCTGAAGAACGTCAGCGCCGAAGACCAGCGCCGCCTGAGCGAAAACGAGACCCTGCTGAAGAAGCTGGCCAAACTCGAATCGATCACCGTGCTGCAAGCCGGCGACGAAGCACCGCTGTCCGCTACCGCCCTGGTCGGCGAGATGGAAGTGCTGGTGCCGATGGCCGGCCTGATCGACAAGGGGGCCGAACTGGCGCGCCTGGACAAGGAAATCCAGCGCCTGCAAGGCGAAGTGCAGCGGGTCGGCGGCAAGCTGTCCAACGCCGCCTTCGTCGACAAGGCCCCGGCCGAAGTGATCGACAAGGAACGCGCCAAACTGGCCGAAGCCGAACAGGCTCTGGGCAAGCTGGCCGAGCAGCACGCACGGATCTCCAGCCTGTAA
- a CDS encoding DNA polymerase III subunit chi, protein MTKVDFYILPSADPSARLDFACKLTDKAWRMGHRIYLHCSDAAQRDELDARLWRFKGETFVPHGPAESEPDGLIVLGLGDDPGEHHDLLVNLDLKVPPFAQRFARIAEVVVEDPTIRQAARESFRFYREQGYPLQDHRLQRL, encoded by the coding sequence ATGACCAAAGTCGACTTCTATATCCTTCCCAGCGCGGATCCTTCGGCGCGCCTGGACTTCGCCTGCAAGCTCACCGACAAGGCCTGGCGCATGGGGCATCGCATCTACCTGCATTGCAGCGACGCGGCCCAGCGCGATGAACTCGATGCCCGGCTGTGGCGCTTCAAGGGCGAAACCTTCGTGCCTCACGGTCCTGCCGAAAGCGAACCGGATGGCCTGATTGTTCTCGGCCTCGGCGACGACCCCGGCGAGCACCATGACCTGCTGGTCAACCTGGACCTGAAGGTCCCGCCATTTGCCCAGCGTTTTGCCCGCATCGCCGAAGTGGTGGTGGAAGACCCGACTATCCGCCAGGCTGCTCGCGAGAGTTTCCGTTTCTACCGCGAACAGGGCTATCCTCTGCAAGATCACCGTTTACAGCGACTCTGA
- a CDS encoding leucyl aminopeptidase yields MELVVKSVSPETLKTATLVVAVGEGRKLGSVAKQLDELSGGAISAVLKRGDLDGKVGQSLLLHALPNLKAERVLLVGTGKDAELGDRPFRKIVSGILNTLKGLGGSDAALALDEIVVKGRDSYGKTRLLAETLVDGEYSFDQFKSQKAEPRALKKVTLLTIKAAQAEVERAVAHAKAIANGMAFTRNLGNLPPNICHPTFLGEQAKALGKEFKALKVEVLDEKKIKELGMGSFYAVGQGSAQPPRLIVMQYNGGKKSEKPYTLVGKGITFDTGGISLKPGAGMDEMKYDMGGAASVFGTLRAVLELKLPINLVCILACAENMPSGTASRPGDIVTTMSGQTVEILNTDAEGRLVLCDALTYAERFKPQAVIDIATLTGACVVALGAHTSGLLGNNDELIGQLLSAGVQADDRAWQLPLFDEYQEQLDSPFADIANIGGPKAGTITAACFLSRFTKQYNWAHLDIAGTAWTSGGKDKGATGRPVPLLTQYLLDRAKA; encoded by the coding sequence ATGGAACTGGTTGTAAAAAGCGTTAGCCCGGAAACGTTGAAGACCGCCACCCTGGTGGTCGCCGTCGGCGAAGGCCGCAAGCTCGGCAGCGTTGCCAAACAACTCGACGAGCTCAGTGGCGGCGCCATCAGCGCGGTACTCAAGCGCGGCGACCTGGATGGCAAGGTCGGCCAAAGCCTGCTGCTGCACGCCCTGCCGAACCTGAAAGCCGAACGTGTCCTGCTGGTCGGCACCGGCAAGGACGCCGAACTGGGCGACCGCCCGTTCCGCAAAATCGTCAGTGGCATCCTCAATACCCTCAAGGGCCTGGGCGGCAGCGATGCCGCACTGGCGCTGGACGAAATCGTGGTCAAGGGCCGCGACAGCTACGGCAAGACCCGCCTGCTGGCTGAAACCCTGGTGGACGGCGAATACAGCTTCGACCAGTTCAAGAGCCAGAAGGCCGAACCCCGCGCCCTGAAGAAAGTCACCCTGCTGACCATCAAGGCCGCGCAGGCCGAAGTCGAGCGCGCCGTGGCCCACGCCAAGGCCATCGCCAACGGCATGGCGTTCACCCGCAACCTGGGCAACCTGCCACCGAACATCTGCCACCCGACCTTCCTCGGCGAACAGGCCAAGGCCCTGGGCAAGGAATTCAAGGCCCTGAAAGTCGAAGTCCTCGACGAGAAGAAGATCAAGGAACTGGGCATGGGCTCGTTCTATGCCGTGGGCCAGGGCAGCGCCCAGCCGCCACGCCTGATCGTCATGCAATACAACGGCGGCAAGAAATCCGAGAAGCCGTACACCCTGGTCGGCAAGGGCATCACCTTCGACACCGGCGGCATCAGCCTCAAGCCTGGCGCCGGCATGGATGAAATGAAGTACGACATGGGTGGCGCCGCCAGCGTGTTCGGTACCCTGCGTGCCGTGCTGGAACTCAAGCTGCCGATCAACCTGGTGTGCATCCTGGCCTGCGCCGAGAACATGCCGAGCGGCACCGCTTCGCGTCCGGGCGATATCGTCACCACCATGAGCGGCCAGACCGTGGAAATCCTCAACACCGACGCCGAAGGCCGCCTGGTGCTGTGCGATGCCCTGACCTACGCCGAGCGCTTCAAGCCACAGGCGGTGATCGACATCGCCACCCTGACCGGTGCCTGCGTGGTCGCCCTCGGCGCCCATACCTCGGGCCTCCTGGGCAACAACGACGAGCTGATCGGCCAGTTGCTGAGCGCCGGTGTTCAGGCTGACGACCGTGCCTGGCAACTGCCGCTGTTCGACGAGTACCAGGAACAGCTGGACAGCCCGTTCGCCGACATCGCCAACATCGGTGGCCCGAAAGCCGGCACCATCACCGCTGCCTGCTTCCTGTCGCGCTTCACCAAGCAGTACAACTGGGCGCACCTGGATATCGCCGGTACCGCCTGGACCAGCGGCGGCAAGGACAAGGGCGCCACTGGCCGTCCGGTTCCCCTGCTGACCCAGTACCTGCTGGACCGCGCCAAAGCCTGA
- the lptF gene encoding LPS export ABC transporter permease LptF yields MIVFRYLSREVLLTLSAVSAVLLVIIMSGRFVKYLAQAASGALDPGSLFLIMGVRMPGFLQLILPLGLFLGILLAYGRLYLESEMTVLSATGMSQQRLLGMTMIPATLVALIVAWLSLSLAPQGANQFQLILNKQDALTEFDTLVPGRFQALNDGTRVTYTEQLSDDRTNLGGVFISEKRLSQEKKDQGISVLVAEKGHQDIRPDGNRYLILENGYRYDGNPGQADYRVIKYDTYGVLLAKPDVSDEVTDRDAMPTRDLIGNPDLRAHAELQWRISLPLLVFVVTLMAVPLSRVNPRQGRFLKLLPAILLYMAYLTILIAARGSLEKGKLPQALGLWWVHGLFLLIGLGLLYWEPLRLKLASRRSMKEVARG; encoded by the coding sequence TTGATCGTCTTCCGTTATCTATCCCGCGAAGTGTTGCTGACCCTGAGCGCCGTGAGTGCTGTTCTGCTGGTCATCATCATGAGCGGACGCTTCGTCAAATACCTCGCGCAAGCGGCCTCGGGCGCACTGGACCCAGGCTCGCTGTTCCTGATCATGGGGGTCCGCATGCCGGGCTTCCTGCAATTGATCCTGCCCTTGGGGCTGTTCCTCGGCATTCTGCTGGCCTATGGCCGTCTCTATCTTGAAAGCGAGATGACCGTGCTCTCGGCCACCGGCATGAGCCAGCAGCGCCTGCTGGGCATGACCATGATTCCGGCGACCCTGGTCGCGCTGATCGTGGCCTGGCTGAGCCTGAGCCTGGCGCCCCAGGGGGCCAACCAGTTCCAGCTGATCCTCAACAAGCAGGATGCACTGACCGAATTCGACACCCTGGTGCCAGGCCGCTTCCAGGCCCTCAACGACGGCACGCGGGTGACCTACACCGAGCAGCTGTCCGATGACCGGACCAACCTCGGTGGCGTGTTCATTTCGGAAAAACGCCTGAGCCAGGAGAAGAAGGATCAGGGCATCTCGGTGCTGGTGGCGGAGAAGGGGCACCAGGACATTCGCCCGGACGGCAACCGTTACCTGATTCTGGAAAACGGTTATCGCTACGACGGCAACCCGGGCCAGGCCGATTACCGGGTCATCAAATACGATACCTACGGCGTGTTGCTGGCCAAGCCGGACGTCAGCGACGAAGTCACCGATCGCGACGCCATGCCTACCCGCGACCTGATCGGCAACCCGGACCTGCGCGCCCATGCCGAGCTGCAATGGCGTATTTCCCTGCCGTTGCTGGTGTTTGTCGTGACCCTGATGGCGGTTCCGCTGTCCCGGGTGAACCCGCGCCAGGGCCGCTTCCTCAAACTGCTGCCGGCGATTCTTCTTTATATGGCTTACCTGACCATCCTGATCGCGGCCCGTGGCTCGCTGGAAAAAGGCAAGCTGCCGCAAGCACTGGGCCTGTGGTGGGTACACGGACTGTTTCTATTGATTGGCCTCGGATTGCTGTACTGGGAACCCTTGCGTCTGAAACTGGCGAGCCGCCGCAGCATGAAGGAGGTGGCTCGTGGTTAA